Proteins co-encoded in one Waddlia chondrophila WSU 86-1044 genomic window:
- a CDS encoding hemolysin family protein has protein sequence MYTFLFLSFALTLLTLLSAYFSGSETALFSLSTLKLKTYAKDPDPRKKLIANLLKHPRDLLVTVFMLNTLVNILLQNAASHMFGSSAGWDLKVGIPLVLTLFFGEIIPKNFCMEHNVKIAYLVSPSINFFHRSLRLVRKITIAITLPVSRIMFFFLKREKSISKEELEHVLKTSEQHGVLHPDEAKLIWGYLKFQNTTVKEIMAPKEDILFFDINNPIKKLVHLFVDEECTRIPICDGDLDNVIGVMHSKQFFLYHDQLKDNQDLKPFTNKPFFVPETTLAKTLLKQLDEANEVLALVVDEYGSIEGLVSREDVAELVVGEIADRRDQNPLYTVAGSHEIIASGKLELMEFNRLFDSNLHSKTNMVTIGGWLIEEMGEIPKAGTQFKTDCFLFQILAADPNRIRRLYIRKIDVKKVAS, from the coding sequence ATGTACACCTTCCTATTCCTTAGTTTTGCTTTGACATTGCTCACCTTGTTATCAGCCTATTTCTCAGGGTCTGAGACAGCGCTATTTTCCCTTTCAACTCTAAAACTGAAAACTTATGCGAAAGATCCAGATCCGCGGAAAAAACTCATTGCCAATCTTCTGAAGCATCCCAGAGATTTACTAGTGACGGTTTTCATGTTGAATACCTTAGTGAATATTTTACTTCAGAATGCAGCCTCACACATGTTCGGCAGCTCGGCTGGATGGGATTTGAAAGTTGGCATACCGCTTGTCCTTACACTATTTTTTGGCGAAATCATACCGAAAAATTTTTGTATGGAACACAACGTGAAGATTGCCTATCTTGTCTCCCCTTCCATTAATTTTTTTCATCGATCGTTAAGGCTAGTCAGGAAAATAACAATCGCCATTACGCTGCCAGTTTCGCGAATCATGTTCTTTTTTTTGAAAAGAGAAAAAAGTATTTCAAAAGAAGAGCTTGAACATGTACTGAAAACATCGGAACAACACGGCGTCCTGCATCCTGATGAAGCAAAACTTATCTGGGGATATCTTAAATTTCAAAACACAACTGTAAAAGAAATCATGGCTCCAAAAGAAGATATCCTGTTTTTTGACATTAACAATCCAATTAAAAAACTTGTGCACTTATTTGTTGACGAAGAGTGCACCCGCATTCCCATTTGTGATGGAGACCTAGACAACGTCATAGGGGTTATGCATTCAAAGCAATTTTTTCTCTACCACGATCAATTGAAAGATAATCAAGACCTCAAACCTTTTACAAATAAACCTTTTTTCGTTCCTGAAACAACCTTGGCGAAAACACTTCTCAAACAATTAGACGAGGCAAACGAAGTGCTTGCGCTTGTCGTTGATGAATATGGCTCTATTGAAGGACTTGTTTCAAGAGAAGATGTCGCAGAGCTTGTTGTCGGAGAGATTGCTGATAGAAGAGATCAAAACCCCCTTTACACTGTGGCGGGATCTCATGAAATCATTGCTAGTGGAAAGCTTGAGCTGATGGAATTCAATCGGCTATTCGATTCAAACCTCCATAGTAAAACAAACATGGTGACTATTGGAGGCTGGCTAATCGAAGAAATGGGAGAAATTCCCAAGGCAGGCACCCAGTTCAAAACAGATTGCTTCCTTTTTCAAATTTTGGCAGCCGATCCAAACCGTATCAGAAGGCTTTATATTAGAAAAATCGATGTTAAAAAGGTGGCTTCATGA